In Zingiber officinale cultivar Zhangliang chromosome 9B, Zo_v1.1, whole genome shotgun sequence, the genomic window GGCTCCGAGCTGCCGAGCAACCTCCAGGTGAGCGGCATCACGCTCACCGGCCCGCCCAGGCCGAAGTCGGCGTCGCGGTGGACTAAGTGCCTCCAATCGGTGAAGGCACTCACGCGATCTCCGGCGGTGATCCCGTCGGCGTAATGAAGGTCCTGAAAGTCAACGTAGGACCTCACGTACTCGTCGCTGACGCCGTTCTTGCTCTCCTTGATTAGTTTTGCCGTCTTCCACACTGGTTGCTCGATTAGTTCGCCGGCAGCGAGGTGGACGTACACCGGGACGCAGACATTGCCCCAGTAGCCTCGAGGAAGCGCAGGATCGAGGAGTTTCACTATGTTCATGGAGTACACAAGCTTTACCACTGCATCACTACGAATTCCACTTGCTTTGATTCTGTATGGTAAAGTTAATCGATAGTGAATCGACAATCTCGATCACGGAAATGAAGAAGGAGACGAACCTGGCACGCCATATGTAAGCGCTCAAGGCCTCGAATGAGGTAAAGCTCATGGAAGCCTCCTCGGCGAGCTGATTTCTGAAGCGGTTCAAGTGCTCTTCGCTCACAGGAAAGCACTCCCTCACCAAAGACCCTGTTTTCGCCTCCCTGTCGTAGATCCCGTCGATGGTCACGTTGTCGTCAAACCCCAAGACTTCGCGAAGCAGAGGAGCCTCCATCCGGGGCGGGGTCCTCGGTCCGAGCAGTTCCGCCCGGGCCCACACCGGTGACACGGTTGGAGGTCCCGCTCCCCGGGCCAACCCCGCGACGGTGCTAAGGAACTGGGTGGCGCCGGCACCGTCGCAGAGGGCGTGGTGGACGCACATACCGACGGCGAGACCCCCGCAGGCGAGCGCCGTCAGCTGGATGGAGAGCGGACGGGCGAGAGCCTCGCCGGCGGTCGGATCAGGGGCGAACTGGTCGAGCAGGAGTGCGCCCGGTTGGGCGGCACGGAGGTCGGAGAGGGTGAGAGGGGAGGCGGCGCGGGTGAGGGACACGCCGGCGAGAGGGGCATCGTCGACTTGGAGTCGGGAGTCGGAGGGGCGGTGGCGCAGGGGGAGGGCTAGTGGAAAATAAAGAGCGAGAGCGGCGGGGAGGGCGGAGGCGAAGCTGTCGGCGGCGTCGTGGGCGTAGAGGCGGAGGGTGCGGAAGGGGAGGTGGAGGATGCGGTCGGTGTCGAGGTGGGAAAGGGGGAGGGGAAGCGGCTGGAAGGATGGTGAAGATGGGTAGACGATGGCGGTGCTCAAGATCTCGATGTTCATCTTCATGTCCAAGAATTCGCCGTCCGCCGGAGCTTTTAATAACAGACACCGAGTCTACGTGGAGGTTGCAGAGCCATGGCCGGCTACGGGAGTAGGTAACATTGAACCCGGTTTCTTCCGGCTTAGTGGGATTTAAATCGCCAACCGATCCATATGAACCGTCAACCCTAATCATCACTGAACAAGTATCGGCGACACGGCGATGCCGCAGGTGGTGCTCCGCCTGCGTCCTCGCTGCTTCGCCGCTCGCAACCTCTTCTTCGTCCGCGCCCTCAGCTTCGGCACCGTCGCCCCCGCCCCTTCGCAGGTGCGACCGTGGCCCGGCCTCCGTTCCTGGCGCGACGCTCCGCCCAATGAGAGCCGCTCCTGGGGAAGCCACGGCCCGTCGCCTTCCCCTCCACACGATCCCATCGCCATGCCGGCGTCCTCTCTCTCCGAGTGCGCCGCCACGGTCCTCTCCACTGCCGATCCCCTCACCAAGTCCCGCCTCTCCCATCTCGCGTACTCTCGTTGGTGCCGCCGCGAGATTCCCGTCGGTTCCGCCGTCCCCCCTGCCCGCCCTGCCCGGCCAGAGAAGCCCCTTCTGGTAAGAACAATAATTCTTCTCTTTTTGATACTTATTTTGGTTGTCACTGTTTTTCTATCGGCTGTTTGTAGGTGCCGCCCAAGGAGATTCCTTCACACAAGAGTGCAGGATTGCCTCTCAACGCCTACATGCTTCACAATTTAGCCCACGTCGAACTTAACGCCATCGACCTGGCGTGGGATACTGTGGTTCGCTTCTCGCCGTTGAGGGAGGAGCTTGGTGATGAATTTTTTGCTGACTTTGCTCGCGTTGCCGATGATGAAAGCCGGCATTTCTCCTGGTGCTCTCAGAGGCTCAATGAGCTCGGCTTCAGGTATTGATTGAATGCGTACATACCAAAGAAATCCTTCAGCAAATTTTCTTCATGTTATTATGGGATTTTGAATATACGATTGCTTTTTTTATTTAACTTCACTGTCAATTGTAAAATGCAAAATGAAGGCAGATTGATTTAGGAAGAGAAGTGTTCGAATGCATTATCATATTTGAATTTAGTGGGGGAATATGTTGACCTTTTTATTCATATAATCAGTGAGTTTATGTTTTCTTGTAATGTATGCATCAATTCAGCCGTTTGTTTACACATATTTTGATCAATTGTTTAAATTACACAAGCAACTGCAATGTGCTGCTAAAATGTCTTGATTCACATTGCTAATTTTAGGCTATATCCCAAAAGTAATTATTAGTGCACCACAACATGACAATTATACTTTTGATGAGAATGAGATTGTATACAGACCCCAGCTTAATGGCATATCCAAAGTCATTGCATTTTTGTTAAAGAATAGAATCAGTAGCTATACTTAACATTACTATCAACTATAGGTCAAATGCAATTTCTTTCACTCAGCTCTTGTCCCAATATAGTGTGCAGTAGAAATATTCTCGCAGTGATTTGATTGAGGCTTAACCAAAATTATTAACCTCTCTTCTATGTTGCATCTTGTATGCGAAATCTGTACATTCCATTTTCCAGTGGGCATGTGCTCTTGATTCAAGAATGAGGCTTCTCCTTGTTTACTTCATGGTTTATATCAAGCTATCAGTCAATTTTGTTTTGATAGTTTAAGAATCCTAATGACTGAGTTTTAGTTAAGAATGACTTGCTGCCTACTACAATTAAGTCATTTCTCTGCCTATTTGTTGTCAAACAATTACCTACGTTGACAATGAACAGCTATGGGGATATGCCGGCTCACAATTTCTTATGGAGGGAGTGTGAGAAATCCTCTGAAGATGTTGCTGCTCGCTTGGCAGTGATCCCTTTAGTTCAGGTGTTTCCAGCTTTTCATGTTGGGTTTTTTTTTTCCGTTTCACTTATGTTGCTCATCAGATTTCCCCTTTCTGCTTTGAAGCTTGACCCTTCATGAAAGCTTGTTCAATCCACATGTCTCTTGATCAAGACTTCCTGATACACATTTCATTCAAGTGCATCTAATGGTTGATCCCAAGTGAAACCTTTTTCAGGAAGCCAGAGGTCTTGATGCAGGACCAAGACTTGTCCAAAAGTTGGTAGGTTTTGGTGATTTAAGAACATCATACATAGTCACTAAGATCGCTGAGGAAGAAATGGCACATGTTGCGGTTGGACTCTACTGGTTCCTCCATGTTTGCAAAAAGATGGACAGAACTCCATGTGCTACTTTCAAGGGTAAATAAAAGCATGTTGTTTTGCTCATCTAAATGTAAATCTACTGCACATCAGATTAAACCtttttttttgtgtttcgattACACTTTAAAGACCTGCTGGAGGAGTACGGCGTGGAGCTGAAAGGTCCCTTCAACTACACAGCTCGCGACAAAGTTGGGATTCCTCGCGACTGGTTTGATATCTCATCTTCGAGTTAAACTTCGACTTCACAGTTGCAATAGCTAAAACTAATTTTGCTTTAGGTATGATGGTGCAGAAAAGCAAGAAGGAAGGGCTAAACTCTCAGAGGCAAGAAACACACAAAATTTcgtttttgtttctattatcgaAACTACGCGTACTCATGACAAGTTTTAAACTTGTTTACAGGTCCATGATAGGCTGGCTTCCATCATAGCTCTGGAGAGGAACAA contains:
- the LOC122024411 gene encoding 3'-N-debenzoyl-2'-deoxytaxol N-benzoyltransferase-like isoform X2; its protein translation is MKMNIEILSTAIVYPSSPSFQPLPLPLSHLDTDRILHLPFRTLRLYAHDAADSFASALPAALALYFPLALPLRHRPSDSRLQVDDAPLAGVSLTRAASPLTLSDLRAAQPGALLLDQFAPDPTAGEALARPLSIQLTALACGGLAVGMCVHHALCDGAGATQFLSTVAGLARGAGPPTVSPVWARAELLGPRTPPRMEAPLLREVLGFDDNVTIDGIYDREAKTGSLVRECFPVSEEHLNRFRNQLAEEASMSFTSFEALSAYIWRASDAVVKLVYSMNIVKLLDPALPRGYWGNVCVPVYVHLAAGELIEQPVWKTAKLIKESKNGVSDEYVRSYVDFQDLHYADGITAGDRVSAFTDWRHLVHRDADFGLGGPVSVMPLTWRLLGSSEPCFFLPGDMGNETEKNAFKVVVSLPEKTMQGLKQSMKVFAS
- the LOC122024411 gene encoding 3'-N-debenzoyl-2'-deoxytaxol N-benzoyltransferase-like isoform X1, with translation MKMNIEILSTAIVYPSSPSFQPLPLPLSHLDTDRILHLPFRTLRLYAHDAADSFASALPAALALYFPLALPLRHRPSDSRLQVDDAPLAGVSLTRAASPLTLSDLRAAQPGALLLDQFAPDPTAGEALARPLSIQLTALACGGLAVGMCVHHALCDGAGATQFLSTVAGLARGAGPPTVSPVWARAELLGPRTPPRMEAPLLREVLGFDDNVTIDGIYDREAKTGSLVRECFPVSEEHLNRFRNQLAEEASMSFTSFEALSAYIWRARIKASGIRSDAVVKLVYSMNIVKLLDPALPRGYWGNVCVPVYVHLAAGELIEQPVWKTAKLIKESKNGVSDEYVRSYVDFQDLHYADGITAGDRVSAFTDWRHLVHRDADFGLGGPVSVMPLTWRLLGSSEPCFFLPGDMGNETEKNAFKVVVSLPEKTMQGLKQSMKVFAS
- the LOC122024412 gene encoding uncharacterized protein HI_0077-like translates to MPQVVLRLRPRCFAARNLFFVRALSFGTVAPAPSQVRPWPGLRSWRDAPPNESRSWGSHGPSPSPPHDPIAMPASSLSECAATVLSTADPLTKSRLSHLAYSRWCRREIPVGSAVPPARPARPEKPLLVPPKEIPSHKSAGLPLNAYMLHNLAHVELNAIDLAWDTVVRFSPLREELGDEFFADFARVADDESRHFSWCSQRLNELGFSYGDMPAHNFLWRECEKSSEDVAARLAVIPLVQEARGLDAGPRLVQKLVGFGDLRTSYIVTKIAEEEMAHVAVGLYWFLHVCKKMDRTPCATFKDLLEEYGVELKGPFNYTARDKVGIPRDWYDGAEKQEGRAKLSEVHDRLASIIALERNNSEMNC